Proteins from a genomic interval of Caulobacter rhizosphaerae:
- a CDS encoding Rid family hydrolase has protein sequence MFVPQGPRTPEGKATVFLVGHPAKGGEINFTGLNAAWSQRFGTADQPNKPARSTVKVAGRVAPGALVEIEVVAARAH, from the coding sequence ATGTTCGTCCCGCAAGGGCCGCGCACGCCGGAAGGCAAGGCCACGGTCTTCCTGGTCGGCCATCCAGCCAAGGGCGGCGAGATCAATTTTACGGGCCTCAACGCGGCCTGGTCGCAGCGCTTCGGTACAGCCGACCAACCCAACAAGCCCGCCCGCAGCACCGTCAAGGTCGCCGGCCGGGTCGCCCCCGGCGCTCTGGTCGAAATCGAAGTCGTCGCCGCGCGCGCCCACTGA